Within the Spirochaetaceae bacterium genome, the region GAGATCCTGCACGCCTTCCACCGCGGACAGCAATGCCGCTCGCGTCGCCCGCTTCACCAGGTAGCCGGTCAACTCGCCGATCAGGGTCCCACCCGGGTCATGGATGCGCACATCGGCCGTCAACACCTCGGGCGGCGCCGCCGGTGCAGTCTCCGTCGAGGCGCCCGTCGCGTCGATGTCGGCTTCGTTCGGCTCGCCCGCCCGCCCCGCCATGCGCACGTGGCAGATCAGCCGCTCCGGGAGCGTGCCGGCGAGCCACAGCCGCTGCCAGCCGAACGGCAGGTAGGTGGTGCGTCCGGCGGCGCCCTCCTGGCTGCGCGCGGCCGCCATCACCTGAAAGCAGCCGTCCAGCAGCAGCGGATGCACGTCCAGGCCGCTGGCTGCGAATGCGGCAGGCAGCACCACCTCGGCCACCGCCTCGCCCGGCCGCGACCACACCGCCTGCAGCGTGCGAAACGCCGGCCCGAGTTCGATACCGGCACCCGCCTTGGCGCGGTACAGGGAGGCGACGTCGACCGCTGCCATGTTCGCCCTGAGTGCGTCCAGGTCGACCCGCCGCCCGCCGTCAGGCGGCCGTCCAGCCGCCGCCGAGGAGAGTTGCGCCTCCGCGTGCAGCGTCCAGCCTTCCTCGTCCACCCCCCTGCTGAGAATCTGCGCGCGCCGCGGCGCCCCGTCTTCGGGTGGGTCGAGCAACACCTGCACCTTGCGACCGGACACCGCCTCTGACCCGTCGGCCGCGTCCCCTTCCGGGAGCAGCAGCGGGCTCTGCAACTGCATCTCCGCTACCGTCGCCGCGCCGCCTCCCTCGGCGACCGCGGCCGAAACCGCCATCGCCCCGTACAGCGCTCCCGGTACCAGCAGCCGCCCAAATACCCGGTGGTCGCTCAGCCACGCCGGTTCGCCGGCCAGCAGTTCGGTGTCGAACGCCACCTCGCCGCGCGCCGACTCGTGCCGCTCGCCCAGCAACGGGTGGCCGGCGCCGGCACGGCGCCGCCGGGCCGTGGGGATCCAGTGCCGCGGCGCTGGAACGGGTAGCCCGGCAGCGAGATCCGGCGCCGCTCCTCGCCCGCGAACAGCGCATCGAGCCGCACCGGCAGCCCCGCCTCCCAGGCGCCCGCGACCGCCGCCGTGAACGCGCCCTCCACCTCCTCGGGCGGGGTATCGCGGGACGGCCGGCGCAGGCTGGCCAGCACCGCCGGCGGGCCGCCCGCCGCCGGCGGCCACGCCAGCGAGGCCATCGGCCCGAGCACCGCGTGCGGACCAATCTCTATCAACGCCTCCGTGCCCAGTTCGGCCAGCGTCTCGACGGCCTGGCGAAACTGCACCTTCTCGCGCGCGTGGCGGCGCCAGTAGGCGCCGTCGGGGACGCGACCAGGCTCCAGCAGGCGGCCGCTCAGGTTGCTTACCAGGGGAATCGAGGGCGCCGCGAACGCGACCCGCTGCAGCGCCACCTCCAGGCCATCGAGCGCCGGCTCCACCAGCGCGCTGTGGTAGGCGGGGCTGTTGCGCAGCAGCCGTACCCGCACCTGTCCCGCCTCGAACCGCTCCAGCAGCGCCGCCACATCGGCCGCCGGCCCGCTTACCACCTGGTTCGAACCGTTGTCGACGGCCACGCACAACCCGGTCCCCGCGGCCGACGCGTTGTGGTCCGCCACTGCCGCCGCAACCCGATCCGCCGGTGCAAACACCACCGCCATGGCGCCCGCCTCCGGCAGGGCCCCGATCAGCGCGCCGCGCGCGGCGGCGAAACGCAGCCCATCCTCCAGGCTGAACACGCATGCCGTCTGCGCCGCCGCGATCTCACCGAGACTGTGCCCGACCACCACCTCCGGTACGATGCCCAGACTCCCCCAGAGGGCGGCGAGCGCACACTCCAGTGCGTAGATCGCCGGTTGCTTCCACGCCGGCTCGTCCAGCCCGCCGGCCGCACCGGGGCGACCGAACATCACGTCCAGCAGCGTGGCGCCGCGCTCGGCGCGCAGCAGCGCGTCGCACCGATCCAGGACCGCGCGCACCACGGGTTCGCTCGCGTACAGCGTCTCGCCCATGCCGGGCCACTGGCTGGCCTGTCCCGTAAACGCGAACGCCACCTTCGGCGGCGCGGCCACCGGCGCGGAAGGCGGCGCGCCCGCCCCCGGGTCGGCCAGCGCGCACAACCCCTCGCGCAGCGTGGCGGCATCCCGGAACACGACACCGGCACGGTAGGCGAAGCGGCCGCGCCCCACGCTCGCCGTCCACGCCAGGTCGGACAACGGCGCATCGGCCGCGCTCCCGCGCGCGGCTACCTCCTCGCCATGGTCGTCGAGCCAGCCCAGGTACGCGCGCGCAAGGTCGCGAAGCGCTGCTTCCGACTTGCCCGACAGCGGCAACAAGCGCGCCGCGCGTGCCGCGATGCCGTCGCTGACCCCCGGAACCTCCGCGACCGGCTTCGGCATCGCCACGGCAATCGGTCGAGCCGGCCCGCACGCCCAGTGGCCCTGTTCCACGGCGCCGCGGCCGTTCGCGGCCGCGGCCCCTTCCAGCACCACGTGCGCGTTGGTGCCGGACCACCCGAAGCCGCTCACCCCGGCGAGCGGCGGATGCCCGGCATGCACCGGCCACGCCGTGGCCTCCGCGGTGACGCGCAGCGGGAGCCGCTCCCAATCCATTTGCGGACTCGGGTTGCGGAAGTGCAGGTGCGGCGGGATCACTCCCTGCTGCATCGCCAGCACTACCTTCATCACTCCGGCGACCCCCGCCGCCGACTCCAGGTGGCCGATGTTGGTCTTCACCGAGCCGATCAGGAGCGGCCGGTCGGGATCGCGGCCGCGGCCGTAGACCGCCCCGGTGGCGTTGGCCTCGATCGGGTCGCCAACCTCGGTGCCGGTGCCGTGCGCCTCCACGTAGTCCACGTCCGCCGGCTCGATGCCGGCGCGCCGCAGCGCCGCCTCGATCACCCGCTCCTGAGCCGGTCCGCTCGGCACCGTCAGGCCCGGGCTCGCCCCATCCTGGTTCAGCGCCGTGGCGCGGACCACCGCCCAGATGCGGTCGCCGTCGGCCTCCGCATCGGCCAGCCGCTTCAGCACCAGGATGCCGCAACCCTCGCCGCGCACGTAGCCGTTGGCCGCCGCGTCGAACGTCTTGCAACGGCCGTCCGGCGACAGCATGCCGGCGTTGGCGCGCAGCTCCAGCAGCCGCCCCGACAGGATGGTGTGCACGCCGCCGGCCAGCGCAAGATCAGACTCGCCGCCCTGCAGGCCCGACACCGCCTGGTGCAGCGCGACCAGCGACGATGAGCAGGCGGTGTCCACGGCGATCGCCGGCCCTTCCAGCCCCAGGGCAAAAGCCACCCGCCCGATCGCGGTGTTGTAGGAGGTGCCGGTGACCGTGTACAGGCTCGCGGCCGGCTCGGAGGTGTCGCTCGCCTCCATGATCAGGCTGCGGTACTCGTTGTTGCTGATGCCGGCGTACACCCCGGTGCGGCTGCCGGCCAGGCGCTCCGGGTCGATCGCGGCGTCTTCCAGCGCGCGCCAGCTCGTCTCCAGCATCAGCCGCTGCTGCGGATCGAGCATCTGCGCCTCGACCGGCGAGATGCGGAAGAACGGGGCGTCGAACAGCTCCAGGTCGTCGAGGTAGGCGCCGAACCGGCACGCCGGCCGCCGCTCGGCGGTGTCCGGGAACAGCCGGCCCACCCGCCCCACCCCGGAACCGGGCTCGCCCTCGCTGACCAGGTCCGCGCCGGCGGCGAGCCGGCGCCAGAACTCGGCCGGGCCGTCGGCGCCGGGAAACCGGCACGCCATGCCGACGATCGCGACGGGCTCGGCACCACCGGCGCGCACACTTCGACTACGGGGACTTGCATCCGGCTGCATCATGTCACCCTCCGTTCGTCCATCCTATCAGGAACCCGGTTGCAGAATCGCGCCGTAAGGGTGATGCTCGGCGCATGACCGAACCGCGGCGCCCGCACATCGTGGTCATCGCCGCCGACACCTTGCGTCCGGCCTACCTCGGCTGCTACGGCAACGGCGCCATGCGCACACCCAACATCGACCGGCTGGCCGCGCAGTCGATCCGCTTCACGCGCGCCCATCCCGAGGCGCTGCCCACCATCCCGACGCGGCGCACCGTGCACGGCGGACGGCGCGTGTATCCGTTCGCCGACTACCGGCCGGTACCGTGGGACAACGTGTACCTCCCCGGCTGGCAGCCACTTGCCCGCGACGAGCCTACCGTGGCCGAGGCGCTCGACGCGGCCGGCTACCACACCGGCTTCGTCGCCGACGTGCCCCACTACTTCGTGCCAGGCATGAACTTCACCCGCGGCTTCAGCCAGTGGCAGTTCGTGCGCGGCCAGGCCGAGGACCGGCTCGGCGCCGAGTCCATGGCCGACCCGGCGCTGCTACCGCGCTACCGAAGCCGGATCGCCCGCCGCCACCTGGTCAACGTGCGCCCGCAGGGGCCCGAGGAACAGTGGCCAACGGCACGCACCTTCCGCTGGGCGCAGCGCTTCCTGGAGCAGAACGCCGGCGGCGGCAAGCCGCTCTACCTGTACGTCGACAGCTTCACTCCGCACGAGACCTGGGAGGCGCCGCTGCACTACTACGACCTGTACGGCAGCCGCGCCGAGCGCGAGCCGGTCTGGCTCAGCGTGCCCTACGGACCGCTGGCCGACGTGCCCGAACTGGAGGCCCAGTTGCCGAGCGTGCGGGCCAACTATGCCGGCCTGGTCACCATGGTCGACCACTGGTGCGGGCGGCTGCTGGATACCATCGACCGGCTCGGCATCGCGGACCGCACCCTGGTGCTGTTCTTCAGCGACCACGGCACCAACTTCGCCGACAACCCGGAGGGCATCGTGGGCAAGCCGGCCGGCTGGATGTATCCCGGCACCATGGAGATCCCGCTGCTGCTGCGCCTGCCGGACGGACGCGGCGCCGGCTCCGCGTGCGACCAATTGGCCTCGACCGCGGACATTCCGGCCACGGTGGCAGATGCGGCAGGTCTGCGCGGGCTACCCCTGGACGGGCTGAGCCTGCGCGCGGCCGGCGACGGCGCCTACGCCGGCTCCGACTACCTCACCTGCCGCTACGGCAACTTCGTGTGGTACCGCGACCGGAGCACCTGGTTCTTCAGCGGCCTCGACTTCACCGGCCCGCGGCTGTTCGACCTCGAGGCCGACCCCCGCTGCCGGAACAACGTCGCCGAACGGCTGCCCGAGCGTGCCGCGACCGCGCGCGAGCGGATCCTGGCCGATGCCGGCGGGCGGCTGATCCGCCACGACCCGCCGGCCGCAACCGACGCGATCGGCCGCCGGCTCGCCTGAACGGGTGTCTCCTTCGGCTCATCCTCGGCTCCCCTCGGCTCGCGGACCTCTTGACTCGCCTCGGCCCCACAGGACACAGTATCCTGGTCCTGCAAGGGACACGAACGAGTAAGGAGTTACGACAATGGCCTCAACAGCGGAACGGATCAGGACACTGGTCACCGAGAATATCGAAGTGGACGGCAAGCCCATCGATCTCCCCGACGACCTCGACATAAGCCTCACCGAGGCCGGCGTGCCGTCAACCGATGTCGTCGCGCTTACCAAGGTGATCGGACAAGAATACGGCGTGGAGTTCTCGCCCGACCAATGCGCCGAACTCAACACCCTGAAGAAGGTGGTAGCTTACCTCGACAGCAAGTCCGGTTAGTCAGCCCCCGGTTCCGGAATCGCCCCGTTCGACCTGGTCGGGTGAGCGCGGGTTAGAGCCAGACCCCTTCGTCAAGAACATCCTGCTCGATCCCGGGCGGAAGCTCTGCGTCGGCGTGAGCCGGAGTGTCCGAACGCGGTTCGACGCCCCCCTCTGCCACTCCCAGTGCGGCGGCCAGGGCGTCGATCACCGTTTGGTTGAGGCTCGCTCCGCGCTTCCGCGCCCGCCGCCGCAACGCCGCGTCGAGAGTTGCGGGAATGCCGTGGATGGTATACTCGATCACGTCCATGTCGTGGCGCGCACTATAGGCCCGGTCGGCAGGCGCTGATCAAGCGGCTCGCCCGGTGCCGGGATACTGCGAACGTCACTTCGCGGGTCCGGCAGCGGCCAGCCACTCCGCGGCGATGCGCCGGTGGCGGTGCAGCATCTCTTCAACGCCGGCGACCGTGAGAGTGCCTTCGGCGACCAGCGGTCGGCCCGCTACGATGGTGTGGCGCGGGGTCACCGGACCACAGCGCAGCAGCGCCTCGACCGGATCGGAAAGGGCGCCGGCAAAGTTGACGCCCGCGGAAGCGGTGCAGGGCCACGCCACCAGGTCGCCGGCCCGGCCCGGTTCCAGCGCACCGATGTCGTCGCGGCCGAGGCAGGCGGCCCCGCCGAGCGTCGCCATCTCCAGCGCCCCGCGCGCACTCATCGCCTGCGCCCCGCCGCGCAGCCGTGCCAGCAGCAGGGCCGCGCGCGTCTCCAGCCACAGCGACGCGCTGTCCGCGGACGCCGAGCCGTCGCACCCGATCCCGACCGGCACGCCGGCGTCGCGCAGTTCGCGCACCGGCGCCAGCCCGGCGCCGAGAATCTGGTTGGAACTCGGGCAGTGCGCGACCCCGGTCCCCCAGCTCCCCAGTCG harbors:
- a CDS encoding type I polyketide synthase, producing MQPDASPRSRSVRAGGAEPVAIVGMACRFPGADGPAEFWRRLAAGADLVSEGEPGSGVGRVGRLFPDTAERRPACRFGAYLDDLELFDAPFFRISPVEAQMLDPQQRLMLETSWRALEDAAIDPERLAGSRTGVYAGISNNEYRSLIMEASDTSEPAASLYTVTGTSYNTAIGRVAFALGLEGPAIAVDTACSSSLVALHQAVSGLQGGESDLALAGGVHTILSGRLLELRANAGMLSPDGRCKTFDAAANGYVRGEGCGILVLKRLADAEADGDRIWAVVRATALNQDGASPGLTVPSGPAQERVIEAALRRAGIEPADVDYVEAHGTGTEVGDPIEANATGAVYGRGRDPDRPLLIGSVKTNIGHLESAAGVAGVMKVVLAMQQGVIPPHLHFRNPSPQMDWERLPLRVTAEATAWPVHAGHPPLAGVSGFGWSGTNAHVVLEGAAAANGRGAVEQGHWACGPARPIAVAMPKPVAEVPGVSDGIAARAARLLPLSGKSEAALRDLARAYLGWLDDHGEEVAARGSAADAPLSDLAWTASVGRGRFAYRAGVVFRDAATLREGLCALADPGAGAPPSAPVAAPPKVAFAFTGQASQWPGMGETLYASEPVVRAVLDRCDALLRAERGATLLDVMFGRPGAAGGLDEPAWKQPAIYALECALAALWGSLGIVPEVVVGHSLGEIAAAQTACVFSLEDGLRFAAARGALIGALPEAGAMAVVFAPADRVAAAVADHNASAAGTGLCVAVDNGSNQVVSGPAADVAALLERFEAGQVRVRLLRNSPAYHSALVEPALDGLEVALQRVAFAAPSIPLVSNLSGRLLEPGRVPDGAYWRRHAREKVQFRQAVETLAELGTEALIEIGPHAVLGPMASLAWPPAAGGPPAVLASLRRPSRDTPPEEVEGAFTAAVAGAWEAGLPVRLDALFAGEERRRISLPGYPFQRRGTGSPRPGGAVPAPATRCWASGTSRRAARWRSTPNCWPANRRG
- a CDS encoding acyl carrier protein, whose amino-acid sequence is MASTAERIRTLVTENIEVDGKPIDLPDDLDISLTEAGVPSTDVVALTKVIGQEYGVEFSPDQCAELNTLKKVVAYLDSKSG
- a CDS encoding sulfatase, with protein sequence MTEPRRPHIVVIAADTLRPAYLGCYGNGAMRTPNIDRLAAQSIRFTRAHPEALPTIPTRRTVHGGRRVYPFADYRPVPWDNVYLPGWQPLARDEPTVAEALDAAGYHTGFVADVPHYFVPGMNFTRGFSQWQFVRGQAEDRLGAESMADPALLPRYRSRIARRHLVNVRPQGPEEQWPTARTFRWAQRFLEQNAGGGKPLYLYVDSFTPHETWEAPLHYYDLYGSRAEREPVWLSVPYGPLADVPELEAQLPSVRANYAGLVTMVDHWCGRLLDTIDRLGIADRTLVLFFSDHGTNFADNPEGIVGKPAGWMYPGTMEIPLLLRLPDGRGAGSACDQLASTADIPATVADAAGLRGLPLDGLSLRAAGDGAYAGSDYLTCRYGNFVWYRDRSTWFFSGLDFTGPRLFDLEADPRCRNNVAERLPERAATARERILADAGGRLIRHDPPAATDAIGRRLA